In the Acropora muricata isolate sample 2 chromosome 1, ASM3666990v1, whole genome shotgun sequence genome, one interval contains:
- the LOC136926240 gene encoding proteinase-activated receptor 1-like: MAAHSQQQNITSSSPFLSSSECIAWLTVFGIEMAAIVALNVLTIIVYLKERRLKKRSMYLVINQAMADMFFGASVIFQCWDLGSDCDFWTIHFSGVLFSSVVFFLWLFPSASLINLAAISLERTHATFRPFKHRLVKKKIFGAVIAVVWITAGLLAITKVLYVPTLTFQGNANFFISYFSFCLFCLLVTVVSYSSIVIKIVFLSQSHHHGATSRERKLTRTLLLVTVVSLLLTLPFIIFTIRSNVSFFFRFSLRTYFRLYCSLISLFYTSSLVNPILYAFRIPEFRRALFSVLDCRSQPQPAQGFPLNQI; the protein is encoded by the coding sequence atggctgctcactctcagcaacaaaacataACTTCATCTTCCCCGTTCCTCTCTtcatctgagtgcattgcctggctaACAGTGTTTGGCATAGAGATGGCCGCTATAGTGGCGTTGAATGtccttacaatcattgtttacctgaaagagcgccGCCTTAAgaagcgcagcatgtacctggtgatcaaccaggCAATggctgacatgttttttggggcCAGCGTGATCTTTCAGTGTTGGGATTTAGGAAGCGATTGTGACTTTTGGACGATCCATTTTTCTGGCGTACTGTTTTCCTcggttgtcttttttttgtggCTCTTTCCATCAGCGTCATTGATAAACCTTGCAGCTATTTCTTTGGAGAGGACGCACGCGACGTTTCGTCCTTTCAAGCATCGcctcgtcaaaaagaaaatctttggagcAGTTATAGCGgtcgtttggattacagctgggcTCCTTGCAATTACTAAGGTCTTATATGTCCCGACTTTAACTTTTCAAGGAAACGCCAACTTTTTTAtctcatatttttcattttgtttgttttgccttCTCGTTACCGTGGTTTCGTACTCGTCTATAGTTATAAAAATTGTCTTTCTAAGTCAATCTCATCACCATGGGGCAACGagtagagaaagaaaattgaccaGGACGCTGTTGTtagtgacagttgtatctttactgctgACGCTGCCATTCATTATTTTTACAATTCGTTCCAatgtgtcattttttttccGTTTCTCGCTTAGAACATATTTTCGGTTATATTGTTCTCTCATCTCTCTGTTTTATACAAGTtctcttgtcaatccaattctctatgcatttagaattccagagttcagaagagctctgttttctgttttggacTGCAGATCCCAGCCACAGCCTGCTCAGGGTTTCCCTCTAAACCAGATCTAA